In the Ipomoea triloba cultivar NCNSP0323 chromosome 6, ASM357664v1 genome, one interval contains:
- the LOC116021863 gene encoding kinesin-like protein KIN-4A isoform X3: MDAANSVEDCCVKVAVHIRPLIGDEKLQGCKDCVTLVPGKPQVVIGSHSFTFDHVYGSTGSPSSSMYEECVAPLVDGLFQGYNATVLAYGQTGSGKTYTMGTSFKDGYQTGLIPQVMNSLFSKIETLKHQTEFQLHVSFIEIHKEEVRDLLDPSSINKAEAANGHVGKVTIPGKPPIQIRETSNGVITLAGSTECSVTTLKEMADCLEQGSLCRATGSTNMNNQSSRSHAIFTITMEQMQKLSPIVSNDANNNDCMTEEYLCAKLHLVDLAGSERAKRTGSDGLRFKEGVHINKGLLALGNVISALGDEKKRREGVHVPYRDSKLTRLLQDSLGGNSKTVMIACISPADINAEETLNTLKYANRARNIQNKPVVNRDPVSNEMLKMRQQLEYLQAELCARGGAASSGEIQALKDKIAWLETTNEELSRELHEYRSKCAAPQPCGIDTKVRGTFPVKSEGLKRGLQSMESSDYPMTENAGDLGDMDEEAAKEWEHTLLQDSMGKELNELNRRLEQKESEMKLYGGFDTTALKHHFGKKILELEEEKRAVQQDRDRLLAEVENLSANSDGQAQKLQDIHSQKLKALESQIQDLKKKQESQVQLLKQKQKSDEAAKKLQDEIQSIKAQKVQLQHKIKQEAEQFRQWKASREKELLQLRKEGRRNEYERHKLLALNQRQKMVLQRKTEEAAMATKRLKELLEARKSSARENSVSNNGNVANGQSNEKSLQRWLDNELEVMVNVHEVRYEYEKQSQVRAALAEELAVLRQVDEFALKGLSPPRGKNGFSRASSMSPNARMARIASLENMLGISSNSLVAMASQLSEAEERERAFSNRGRWNQLRSMGDAKNLLQYMFNSLADARCQLWEKELETKEMKEQMKELISVLQESEIRRKDIEKELKMRDQTVAIALATSASGNSNKHLADEMSSPLSPIPVPAQKQLKYTPGIANASTRESAAFVDQARKQMVPMAMGQLSMKKLAIVGQGGKLWRWKRSHHQWLLQFKWKWQKPWRLSEWIRHSDETIMRTKPYGHSLPNISARNGH; this comes from the exons ATGGATGCTGCTAATTCTGTGGAGGATTGCTGTGTCAAAGTGGCAGTTCATATTAGGCCACTCATTGGAGATGAGAAGCTCCAGGGTTGTAAAGATTGTGTTACACTGGTCCCTGGGAAGCCTCAG GTGGTAATTGGCTCACATTCCTTTACTTTTGATCATGTTTATGGGAGCACCGGCTCTCCTTCGTCTTCCATGTATGAAGAATGTGTTGCTCCTCTCGTTGATGGCTTGTTCCAAGGCTATAATGCAACTGTTCTAGCCTATGGTCAG ACGGGTTCGGGGAAGACATACACCATGGGTACCAGTTTCAAAGACGGATACCAAACGGGACTTATTCCCCAAGTAATGAATTCTTTATTCAGCAAAATTGAAACTTTGAAGCACCAAACGGAATTCCAACTGCACGTATCCTTCATTGAG ATACATAAAGAAGAAGTACGAGATTTGCTGGACCCCAGTTCTATTAATAAAGCAGAGGCTGCAAATGGACATGTTGGCAAGGTAACCATCCCTGGGAAGCCACCAATACAAATTCGTGAAACATCGAATGGTGTTATTACTTTAGCGGGGTCCACTGAATGCAGTGTCACGACTTTGAAAGAAATGGCTGATTGCTTGGAGCAAGGATCACTATGCAGGGCAACGGGCAGTACAAACATGAACAATCAGTCGag TCGCTCTCATGCCATTTTTACCATTACaatggagcaaatgcaaaagctgaGCCCAATAGTTTCCAATGATGCAAATAATAATGACTGCATGACTGAAGAATATCTTTGTGCCAAGTTGCATTTGGTGGACCTTGCTGGATCAGAACGTGCCAAAAGAACAGGATCTGACGGTCTCCGTTTTAAAGAAG GAGTTCACATTAACAAGGGACTTCTTGCCCTTGGAAACGTTATCAGTGCACTTGGGGATGAGAAAAAGCGGAGAGAAGGTGTTCATGTTCCATATCGGGATAGTAAACTCACTAGGTTATTGCAG GATTCACTTGGTGGAAACAGTAAAACGGTCATGATAG CATGCATTAGCCCAGCTGATATAAATGCTGAAGAAACTCTTAACACTTTGAAGTATGCAAATCGAGCTCGGAATATCCAGAACAAGCCAGTT GTTAACAGAGATCCAGTATCCAATGAGATGTTGAAAATGCGCCAACAGCTAGAGTATTTACAGGCAGAGCTTTGTGCCCGAGGAGGAGCTGCTTCGTCTGGTGAAATTCAG GCACTTAAAGATAAGATTGCTTGGCTTGAAACTACTAATGAAGAGCTAAGTAGAGAATTACATGAATACCGGAGCAAATGTGCTGCCCCTCAACCATGTGGTATAGACACTAAA GTTCGTGGTACCTTTCCAGTAAAAAGTGAAGGGCTTAAAAGGGGTTTGCAAAGTATGGAGTCATCTGATTATCCAATGACTGAGAATG CAGGCGATCTTGGAGACATGGATGAAGAAGCAGCAAAAGAGTGGGAACACACTCTTCTGCAAGATTCTATGGGCAAAGAATTAAATGAGTTAAACAGACGGTTGGAACAAAAAGAG TCCGAGATGAAGCTTTATGGAGGGTTTGACACAACGGCTCTTAAACACCATTTTGGAAAAAAGATACTGGAACTTGAAGAGGAGAAAAGAGCTGTGCAG CAAGATAGAGATCGCTTGTTAGCTGAAGTCGAAAACCTTTCTGCTAATTCTGATGGACAAGCACAGAAGTTGCAAGATATCCATTCCCAGAAACTTAAAGCTCTTGAATCACAG ATACAAGACCTTAAGAAGAAACAAGAGAGCCAGGTTCAACTTTTAAAGCAGAAACAAAAGAGCGATGAAGCAGCAAAAAAATTACAGGATGAAATACAATCCATCAAGGCACAGAAG GTCCAATTGCAACACAAGATTAAACAAGAAGCTGAACAATTCCGTCAATGGAAGGCATCTCGAGAAAAGGAATTGTTGCAG CTAAGGAAGGAGGGAAGAAGGAATGAATATGAGAGGCATAAACTGCTAGCTCTGAATCAACGCCAGAAAATG GTTCTTCAAAGAAAGACAGAGGAGGCTGCAATGGCTACCAAGAGGCTGAAAGAATTGCTTGAAGCACGAAAATCTTCAGCTCGGGAAAACTCAG TGAGTAACAATGGAAATGTAGCAAATGGACAG AGCAATGAGAAGTCCTTACAGCGTTGGCTTGACAATGAACTTGAAGTAATGGTCAATGTTCATGAAGTTCGTTACGAGTATGAGAAGCAGAGCCAAGT GAGAGCTGCATTGGCTGAGGAACTAGCTGTTTTGAGACAAGTTGATGAATTTGCCTTGAAAGGGCTTAGCCCTCCGAGAGGAAAAAATGGTTTCTCGAG AGCATCTTCAATGTCTCCAAATGCCAGAATGGCAAGGATTGCTTCTCTCGAGAACATGctaggcatttcatcgaactcTCTAGTTGCAATGGCCTCACAGCTCTCGGAAGCAGAAGAGCGAGAGCGTGCCTTCAGCAACCGTGGCCGCTGGAACCAACTACGCTCGATGGGCGATGCGAAAAACTTGCTTCAATATATGTTCAACTCTCTAGCAGATGCAAG GTGCCAACTTTGGGAGAAGGAACTTGAAACTAAGGAGATGAAAGAGCAGATGAAAGAACTTATCAGTGTATTACAAGAGAGTGAAATTCGAAGAAAGGACATCGAGAAGGAGCTGAAGATGAGAGACCAAACTGTTGCTATTGCGTTGGCAACTTCAGCTTCG GGGAACTCAAACAAGCACTTAGCCGATGAAATGAGCAGTCCCTTGTCTCCAATACCCGTGCCTGCACAGAAACAGCTCAAATACACACCCGGGATTGCTAATGCTTCAACCAGAGAATCAGCAGCCTTTGTAGATCAAGCACGGAAG CAGATGGTGCCAATGGCAATGGGACAGTTATCGATGAAGAAATTAGCGATTGTAGGGCAAGGCGGGAAGCTTTGGAGGTGGAAGAGAAGTCATCACCAGTGGCTATTACAGTTTAAATGGAAATGGCAGAAGCCTTGGAGACTCTCTGAATGGATCAGACACAGCGATGAAACAATCATGCGGACAAAGCCTTATGGGCATTCCCTACCTAATATCTCAGCTAGAAATGGTCATTAG
- the LOC116021863 gene encoding kinesin-like protein KIN-4A isoform X4 gives MDAANSVEDCCVKVAVHIRPLIGDEKLQGCKDCVTLVPGKPQVVIGSHSFTFDHVYGSTGSPSSSMYEECVAPLVDGLFQGYNATVLAYGQTGSGKTYTMGTSFKDGYQTGLIPQVMNSLFSKIETLKHQTEFQLHVSFIEIHKEEVRDLLDPSSINKAEAANGHVGKVTIPGKPPIQIRETSNGVITLAGSTECSVTTLKEMADCLEQGSLCRATGSTNMNNQSSRSHAIFTITMEQMQKLSPIVSNDANNNDCMTEEYLCAKLHLVDLAGSERAKRTGSDGLRFKEGVHINKGLLALGNVISALGDEKKRREGVHVPYRDSKLTRLLQDSLGGNSKTVMIACISPADINAEETLNTLKYANRARNIQNKPVVNRDPVSNEMLKMRQQLEYLQAELCARGGAASSGEIQALKDKIAWLETTNEELSRELHEYRSKCAAPQPCGIDTKVRGTFPVKSEGLKRGLQSMESSDYPMTENGDLGDMDEEAAKEWEHTLLQDSMGKELNELNRRLEQKESEMKLYGGFDTTALKHHFGKKILELEEEKRAVQQDRDRLLAEVENLSANSDGQAQKLQDIHSQKLKALESQIQDLKKKQESQVQLLKQKQKSDEAAKKLQDEIQSIKAQKVQLQHKIKQEAEQFRQWKASREKELLQLRKEGRRNEYERHKLLALNQRQKMVLQRKTEEAAMATKRLKELLEARKSSARENSVSNNGNVANGQSNEKSLQRWLDNELEVMVNVHEVRYEYEKQSQVRAALAEELAVLRQVDEFALKGLSPPRGKNGFSRASSMSPNARMARIASLENMLGISSNSLVAMASQLSEAEERERAFSNRGRWNQLRSMGDAKNLLQYMFNSLADARCQLWEKELETKEMKEQMKELISVLQESEIRRKDIEKELKMRDQTVAIALATSASGNSNKHLADEMSSPLSPIPVPAQKQLKYTPGIANASTRESAAFVDQARKQMVPMAMGQLSMKKLAIVGQGGKLWRWKRSHHQWLLQFKWKWQKPWRLSEWIRHSDETIMRTKPYGHSLPNISARNGH, from the exons ATGGATGCTGCTAATTCTGTGGAGGATTGCTGTGTCAAAGTGGCAGTTCATATTAGGCCACTCATTGGAGATGAGAAGCTCCAGGGTTGTAAAGATTGTGTTACACTGGTCCCTGGGAAGCCTCAG GTGGTAATTGGCTCACATTCCTTTACTTTTGATCATGTTTATGGGAGCACCGGCTCTCCTTCGTCTTCCATGTATGAAGAATGTGTTGCTCCTCTCGTTGATGGCTTGTTCCAAGGCTATAATGCAACTGTTCTAGCCTATGGTCAG ACGGGTTCGGGGAAGACATACACCATGGGTACCAGTTTCAAAGACGGATACCAAACGGGACTTATTCCCCAAGTAATGAATTCTTTATTCAGCAAAATTGAAACTTTGAAGCACCAAACGGAATTCCAACTGCACGTATCCTTCATTGAG ATACATAAAGAAGAAGTACGAGATTTGCTGGACCCCAGTTCTATTAATAAAGCAGAGGCTGCAAATGGACATGTTGGCAAGGTAACCATCCCTGGGAAGCCACCAATACAAATTCGTGAAACATCGAATGGTGTTATTACTTTAGCGGGGTCCACTGAATGCAGTGTCACGACTTTGAAAGAAATGGCTGATTGCTTGGAGCAAGGATCACTATGCAGGGCAACGGGCAGTACAAACATGAACAATCAGTCGag TCGCTCTCATGCCATTTTTACCATTACaatggagcaaatgcaaaagctgaGCCCAATAGTTTCCAATGATGCAAATAATAATGACTGCATGACTGAAGAATATCTTTGTGCCAAGTTGCATTTGGTGGACCTTGCTGGATCAGAACGTGCCAAAAGAACAGGATCTGACGGTCTCCGTTTTAAAGAAG GAGTTCACATTAACAAGGGACTTCTTGCCCTTGGAAACGTTATCAGTGCACTTGGGGATGAGAAAAAGCGGAGAGAAGGTGTTCATGTTCCATATCGGGATAGTAAACTCACTAGGTTATTGCAG GATTCACTTGGTGGAAACAGTAAAACGGTCATGATAG CATGCATTAGCCCAGCTGATATAAATGCTGAAGAAACTCTTAACACTTTGAAGTATGCAAATCGAGCTCGGAATATCCAGAACAAGCCAGTT GTTAACAGAGATCCAGTATCCAATGAGATGTTGAAAATGCGCCAACAGCTAGAGTATTTACAGGCAGAGCTTTGTGCCCGAGGAGGAGCTGCTTCGTCTGGTGAAATTCAG GCACTTAAAGATAAGATTGCTTGGCTTGAAACTACTAATGAAGAGCTAAGTAGAGAATTACATGAATACCGGAGCAAATGTGCTGCCCCTCAACCATGTGGTATAGACACTAAA GTTCGTGGTACCTTTCCAGTAAAAAGTGAAGGGCTTAAAAGGGGTTTGCAAAGTATGGAGTCATCTGATTATCCAATGACTGAGAATG GCGATCTTGGAGACATGGATGAAGAAGCAGCAAAAGAGTGGGAACACACTCTTCTGCAAGATTCTATGGGCAAAGAATTAAATGAGTTAAACAGACGGTTGGAACAAAAAGAG TCCGAGATGAAGCTTTATGGAGGGTTTGACACAACGGCTCTTAAACACCATTTTGGAAAAAAGATACTGGAACTTGAAGAGGAGAAAAGAGCTGTGCAG CAAGATAGAGATCGCTTGTTAGCTGAAGTCGAAAACCTTTCTGCTAATTCTGATGGACAAGCACAGAAGTTGCAAGATATCCATTCCCAGAAACTTAAAGCTCTTGAATCACAG ATACAAGACCTTAAGAAGAAACAAGAGAGCCAGGTTCAACTTTTAAAGCAGAAACAAAAGAGCGATGAAGCAGCAAAAAAATTACAGGATGAAATACAATCCATCAAGGCACAGAAG GTCCAATTGCAACACAAGATTAAACAAGAAGCTGAACAATTCCGTCAATGGAAGGCATCTCGAGAAAAGGAATTGTTGCAG CTAAGGAAGGAGGGAAGAAGGAATGAATATGAGAGGCATAAACTGCTAGCTCTGAATCAACGCCAGAAAATG GTTCTTCAAAGAAAGACAGAGGAGGCTGCAATGGCTACCAAGAGGCTGAAAGAATTGCTTGAAGCACGAAAATCTTCAGCTCGGGAAAACTCAG TGAGTAACAATGGAAATGTAGCAAATGGACAG AGCAATGAGAAGTCCTTACAGCGTTGGCTTGACAATGAACTTGAAGTAATGGTCAATGTTCATGAAGTTCGTTACGAGTATGAGAAGCAGAGCCAAGT GAGAGCTGCATTGGCTGAGGAACTAGCTGTTTTGAGACAAGTTGATGAATTTGCCTTGAAAGGGCTTAGCCCTCCGAGAGGAAAAAATGGTTTCTCGAG AGCATCTTCAATGTCTCCAAATGCCAGAATGGCAAGGATTGCTTCTCTCGAGAACATGctaggcatttcatcgaactcTCTAGTTGCAATGGCCTCACAGCTCTCGGAAGCAGAAGAGCGAGAGCGTGCCTTCAGCAACCGTGGCCGCTGGAACCAACTACGCTCGATGGGCGATGCGAAAAACTTGCTTCAATATATGTTCAACTCTCTAGCAGATGCAAG GTGCCAACTTTGGGAGAAGGAACTTGAAACTAAGGAGATGAAAGAGCAGATGAAAGAACTTATCAGTGTATTACAAGAGAGTGAAATTCGAAGAAAGGACATCGAGAAGGAGCTGAAGATGAGAGACCAAACTGTTGCTATTGCGTTGGCAACTTCAGCTTCG GGGAACTCAAACAAGCACTTAGCCGATGAAATGAGCAGTCCCTTGTCTCCAATACCCGTGCCTGCACAGAAACAGCTCAAATACACACCCGGGATTGCTAATGCTTCAACCAGAGAATCAGCAGCCTTTGTAGATCAAGCACGGAAG CAGATGGTGCCAATGGCAATGGGACAGTTATCGATGAAGAAATTAGCGATTGTAGGGCAAGGCGGGAAGCTTTGGAGGTGGAAGAGAAGTCATCACCAGTGGCTATTACAGTTTAAATGGAAATGGCAGAAGCCTTGGAGACTCTCTGAATGGATCAGACACAGCGATGAAACAATCATGCGGACAAAGCCTTATGGGCATTCCCTACCTAATATCTCAGCTAGAAATGGTCATTAG
- the LOC116021863 gene encoding kinesin-like protein KIN-4A isoform X1 translates to MDAANSVEDCCVKVAVHIRPLIGDEKLQGCKDCVTLVPGKPQVVIGSHSFTFDHVYGSTGSPSSSMYEECVAPLVDGLFQGYNATVLAYGQTGSGKTYTMGTSFKDGYQTGLIPQVMNSLFSKIETLKHQTEFQLHVSFIEIHKEEVRDLLDPSSINKAEAANGHVGKVTIPGKPPIQIRETSNGVITLAGSTECSVTTLKEMADCLEQGSLCRATGSTNMNNQSSRSHAIFTITMEQMQKLSPIVSNDANNNDCMTEEYLCAKLHLVDLAGSERAKRTGSDGLRFKEGVHINKGLLALGNVISALGDEKKRREGVHVPYRDSKLTRLLQDSLGGNSKTVMIACISPADINAEETLNTLKYANRARNIQNKPVVNRDPVSNEMLKMRQQLEYLQAELCARGGAASSGEIQALKDKIAWLETTNEELSRELHEYRSKCAAPQPCGIDTKVRGTFPVKSEGLKRGLQSMESSDYPMTENETLAGDLGDMDEEAAKEWEHTLLQDSMGKELNELNRRLEQKESEMKLYGGFDTTALKHHFGKKILELEEEKRAVQQDRDRLLAEVENLSANSDGQAQKLQDIHSQKLKALESQIQDLKKKQESQVQLLKQKQKSDEAAKKLQDEIQSIKAQKVQLQHKIKQEAEQFRQWKASREKELLQLRKEGRRNEYERHKLLALNQRQKMVLQRKTEEAAMATKRLKELLEARKSSARENSVSNNGNVANGQSNEKSLQRWLDNELEVMVNVHEVRYEYEKQSQVRAALAEELAVLRQVDEFALKGLSPPRGKNGFSRASSMSPNARMARIASLENMLGISSNSLVAMASQLSEAEERERAFSNRGRWNQLRSMGDAKNLLQYMFNSLADARCQLWEKELETKEMKEQMKELISVLQESEIRRKDIEKELKMRDQTVAIALATSASGNSNKHLADEMSSPLSPIPVPAQKQLKYTPGIANASTRESAAFVDQARKQMVPMAMGQLSMKKLAIVGQGGKLWRWKRSHHQWLLQFKWKWQKPWRLSEWIRHSDETIMRTKPYGHSLPNISARNGH, encoded by the exons ATGGATGCTGCTAATTCTGTGGAGGATTGCTGTGTCAAAGTGGCAGTTCATATTAGGCCACTCATTGGAGATGAGAAGCTCCAGGGTTGTAAAGATTGTGTTACACTGGTCCCTGGGAAGCCTCAG GTGGTAATTGGCTCACATTCCTTTACTTTTGATCATGTTTATGGGAGCACCGGCTCTCCTTCGTCTTCCATGTATGAAGAATGTGTTGCTCCTCTCGTTGATGGCTTGTTCCAAGGCTATAATGCAACTGTTCTAGCCTATGGTCAG ACGGGTTCGGGGAAGACATACACCATGGGTACCAGTTTCAAAGACGGATACCAAACGGGACTTATTCCCCAAGTAATGAATTCTTTATTCAGCAAAATTGAAACTTTGAAGCACCAAACGGAATTCCAACTGCACGTATCCTTCATTGAG ATACATAAAGAAGAAGTACGAGATTTGCTGGACCCCAGTTCTATTAATAAAGCAGAGGCTGCAAATGGACATGTTGGCAAGGTAACCATCCCTGGGAAGCCACCAATACAAATTCGTGAAACATCGAATGGTGTTATTACTTTAGCGGGGTCCACTGAATGCAGTGTCACGACTTTGAAAGAAATGGCTGATTGCTTGGAGCAAGGATCACTATGCAGGGCAACGGGCAGTACAAACATGAACAATCAGTCGag TCGCTCTCATGCCATTTTTACCATTACaatggagcaaatgcaaaagctgaGCCCAATAGTTTCCAATGATGCAAATAATAATGACTGCATGACTGAAGAATATCTTTGTGCCAAGTTGCATTTGGTGGACCTTGCTGGATCAGAACGTGCCAAAAGAACAGGATCTGACGGTCTCCGTTTTAAAGAAG GAGTTCACATTAACAAGGGACTTCTTGCCCTTGGAAACGTTATCAGTGCACTTGGGGATGAGAAAAAGCGGAGAGAAGGTGTTCATGTTCCATATCGGGATAGTAAACTCACTAGGTTATTGCAG GATTCACTTGGTGGAAACAGTAAAACGGTCATGATAG CATGCATTAGCCCAGCTGATATAAATGCTGAAGAAACTCTTAACACTTTGAAGTATGCAAATCGAGCTCGGAATATCCAGAACAAGCCAGTT GTTAACAGAGATCCAGTATCCAATGAGATGTTGAAAATGCGCCAACAGCTAGAGTATTTACAGGCAGAGCTTTGTGCCCGAGGAGGAGCTGCTTCGTCTGGTGAAATTCAG GCACTTAAAGATAAGATTGCTTGGCTTGAAACTACTAATGAAGAGCTAAGTAGAGAATTACATGAATACCGGAGCAAATGTGCTGCCCCTCAACCATGTGGTATAGACACTAAA GTTCGTGGTACCTTTCCAGTAAAAAGTGAAGGGCTTAAAAGGGGTTTGCAAAGTATGGAGTCATCTGATTATCCAATGACTGAGAATG AAACTCTAGCAGGCGATCTTGGAGACATGGATGAAGAAGCAGCAAAAGAGTGGGAACACACTCTTCTGCAAGATTCTATGGGCAAAGAATTAAATGAGTTAAACAGACGGTTGGAACAAAAAGAG TCCGAGATGAAGCTTTATGGAGGGTTTGACACAACGGCTCTTAAACACCATTTTGGAAAAAAGATACTGGAACTTGAAGAGGAGAAAAGAGCTGTGCAG CAAGATAGAGATCGCTTGTTAGCTGAAGTCGAAAACCTTTCTGCTAATTCTGATGGACAAGCACAGAAGTTGCAAGATATCCATTCCCAGAAACTTAAAGCTCTTGAATCACAG ATACAAGACCTTAAGAAGAAACAAGAGAGCCAGGTTCAACTTTTAAAGCAGAAACAAAAGAGCGATGAAGCAGCAAAAAAATTACAGGATGAAATACAATCCATCAAGGCACAGAAG GTCCAATTGCAACACAAGATTAAACAAGAAGCTGAACAATTCCGTCAATGGAAGGCATCTCGAGAAAAGGAATTGTTGCAG CTAAGGAAGGAGGGAAGAAGGAATGAATATGAGAGGCATAAACTGCTAGCTCTGAATCAACGCCAGAAAATG GTTCTTCAAAGAAAGACAGAGGAGGCTGCAATGGCTACCAAGAGGCTGAAAGAATTGCTTGAAGCACGAAAATCTTCAGCTCGGGAAAACTCAG TGAGTAACAATGGAAATGTAGCAAATGGACAG AGCAATGAGAAGTCCTTACAGCGTTGGCTTGACAATGAACTTGAAGTAATGGTCAATGTTCATGAAGTTCGTTACGAGTATGAGAAGCAGAGCCAAGT GAGAGCTGCATTGGCTGAGGAACTAGCTGTTTTGAGACAAGTTGATGAATTTGCCTTGAAAGGGCTTAGCCCTCCGAGAGGAAAAAATGGTTTCTCGAG AGCATCTTCAATGTCTCCAAATGCCAGAATGGCAAGGATTGCTTCTCTCGAGAACATGctaggcatttcatcgaactcTCTAGTTGCAATGGCCTCACAGCTCTCGGAAGCAGAAGAGCGAGAGCGTGCCTTCAGCAACCGTGGCCGCTGGAACCAACTACGCTCGATGGGCGATGCGAAAAACTTGCTTCAATATATGTTCAACTCTCTAGCAGATGCAAG GTGCCAACTTTGGGAGAAGGAACTTGAAACTAAGGAGATGAAAGAGCAGATGAAAGAACTTATCAGTGTATTACAAGAGAGTGAAATTCGAAGAAAGGACATCGAGAAGGAGCTGAAGATGAGAGACCAAACTGTTGCTATTGCGTTGGCAACTTCAGCTTCG GGGAACTCAAACAAGCACTTAGCCGATGAAATGAGCAGTCCCTTGTCTCCAATACCCGTGCCTGCACAGAAACAGCTCAAATACACACCCGGGATTGCTAATGCTTCAACCAGAGAATCAGCAGCCTTTGTAGATCAAGCACGGAAG CAGATGGTGCCAATGGCAATGGGACAGTTATCGATGAAGAAATTAGCGATTGTAGGGCAAGGCGGGAAGCTTTGGAGGTGGAAGAGAAGTCATCACCAGTGGCTATTACAGTTTAAATGGAAATGGCAGAAGCCTTGGAGACTCTCTGAATGGATCAGACACAGCGATGAAACAATCATGCGGACAAAGCCTTATGGGCATTCCCTACCTAATATCTCAGCTAGAAATGGTCATTAG